The following proteins come from a genomic window of Erpetoichthys calabaricus chromosome 18, fErpCal1.3, whole genome shotgun sequence:
- the rab43 gene encoding ras-related protein Rab-43, protein MLAADADEAYDFLFKIVLIGDAGVGKTCVVQRFKSGIFVERQGNTIGVDFTMKTVDIQGKRVKLQIWDTAGQERFRTITQSYYRSANGAIIAYDISKSSSFHSVPRWIEDVQRYAGSNIVQLLIGNKSDLNHLREVPFDEAEALARQYEAIDAIETSAKDASNVETAFTKMATELMVRHGGPVFTDAGVDTIKLNSKDVGDSWSCGC, encoded by the exons ATGTTAGCGGCTGATGCTGATGAGGCCTACGATTTTCTTTTCAAGATAGTTTTAATCGGTGACGCCGGCGTGGGCAAAACGTGCGTAGTACAGCGCTTCAAATCGGGGATCTTCGTGGAGAGGCAAGGAAACACCATTGGAGTTGACTTCACCATGAAAACCGTGGACATTCAGGGAAAGAGAGTTAAG TTGCAAATCTGGGATACTGCTGGACAGGAGCGGTTTCGCACCATTACTCAGAGTTACTACCGTAGCGCTAATGGGGCAATCATTGCATATGACATAAGTAAAAGCAGTTCCTTCCACTCTGTGCCACGATGGATTGAGGATGTCCAGAGATATGCTGGCTCCAACATTGTACAGCTTTTAATTG gTAACAAATCAGATTTAAATCATTTGCGAGAAGTTCCCTTTGATGAAGCTGAAGCTTTGGCAAGGCAATACGAGGCCATTGATGCCATTGAGACGTCAGCCAAGGATGCAAGCAATGTGGAGACGGCGTTTACCAAAATGGCCACAGAACTCATGGTGCGGCATGGTGGTCCAGTGTTCACGGATGCTGGGGTAGATACCATTAAATTAAACAGCAAGGATGTTGGGGACAGTTGGAGCTGTGGATGCTGA